A section of the Bifidobacterium sp. ESL0728 genome encodes:
- the rpsG gene encoding 30S ribosomal protein S7: MSRKGPSKKHQLLPDPIYGSTVVAQLINKILLDGKKSIAEDIVYSALDMVKEKTDQEPVAVLKRALDNIRPSLEVRSRRVGGATYQVPVEVKPNRANALSLRWLTDFSRKRREKTMAERLANEILDASNGLGASVKRREDTHKMAEANKAFAHYRW; the protein is encoded by the coding sequence ATGTCACGTAAAGGACCATCTAAGAAGCATCAGCTGCTCCCTGATCCGATCTACGGCTCGACCGTGGTCGCTCAGCTCATCAACAAGATCCTGCTCGACGGCAAGAAGTCGATTGCCGAGGACATCGTCTACTCCGCACTTGACATGGTCAAGGAGAAGACCGATCAGGAACCCGTCGCCGTGCTGAAGCGCGCGCTCGACAATATCCGTCCGTCCCTCGAGGTCCGTTCCCGCCGTGTCGGCGGCGCGACCTACCAGGTCCCGGTCGAGGTCAAGCCCAACCGTGCGAACGCCCTGAGCCTTCGCTGGCTCACCGACTTCTCCCGCAAGCGTCGTGAGAAGACCATGGCCGAGCGTCTCGCCAACGAGATCCTCGACGCCTCCAACGGCCTCGGTGCTTCCGTGAAGCGCCGCGAGGACACGCACAAGATGGCCGAGGCCAACAAGGCCTTCGCCCACTATCGCTGGTAA
- the rpsL gene encoding 30S ribosomal protein S12, with protein MPTIEQLVRKGRKAKSKKSKTLALKGSPLRRGVCTRVYTTTPKKPNSALRKVARVRLSSGIEVTAYIPGEGHNLQEHSIVLVRGGRVKDLPGVRYHIVRGALDTQGVKDRKQGRSLYGAKKAK; from the coding sequence TTGCCTACTATAGAACAACTTGTCCGCAAAGGACGTAAGGCAAAGTCAAAGAAATCCAAGACTTTGGCCTTGAAGGGTAGCCCGCTGCGTCGTGGCGTGTGCACCCGTGTGTATACCACTACACCGAAGAAGCCGAATTCCGCGTTGCGTAAGGTCGCCCGTGTGCGCCTGAGCTCCGGCATCGAAGTAACCGCCTACATTCCGGGCGAGGGCCACAACCTGCAGGAGCACTCCATCGTGCTCGTTCGCGGTGGCCGTGTGAAGGATCTTCCTGGTGTGCGTTACCACATCGTGCGCGGCGCGCTCGATACCCAGGGTGTCAAGGACCGCAAGCAGGGACGCTCCCTGTACGGCGCAAAGAAGGCGAAGTAA
- a CDS encoding adenosine deaminase, whose protein sequence is MTTEVTREFIQNLPKAELHLHIEGTLEPELKLQLAERNHVDIGQSTIEEVRKTYQYDDLASFLAVYYPAMNVLQHEQDFYDLAFAYLKRAAENHVRHVEIFFDPQAHTSRGIAFETVIQGLHRAIVDARALNVDADLIMCFLRDFSKESARKTLLEALPFKDWILGIGLDSDEHNNPPLKFARQYEDAAAAGLHLTAHCDIDQVGSIDHIRQALEIMGVERIDHGTNIIEDSDLVNFVVSHHIGMTSCPLSNSFVRPEMKGNEIVELLGKGVKICINSDDPAYFGGYISDNYYALADQFGLNREQVVQLAHNSFEASWISDEKKALYLAQLDDYVARN, encoded by the coding sequence ATGACGACCGAAGTTACACGTGAATTCATCCAAAATCTGCCAAAGGCAGAGCTTCATCTTCATATCGAGGGAACGCTGGAACCTGAACTGAAGCTGCAACTGGCCGAACGCAACCATGTCGACATTGGCCAGTCGACAATCGAAGAGGTTCGCAAGACCTATCAATACGATGACCTTGCGTCGTTCCTCGCTGTCTACTATCCGGCCATGAATGTGCTGCAGCACGAACAGGATTTCTATGATCTTGCGTTCGCTTATTTGAAGCGCGCTGCCGAAAACCACGTCCGTCACGTTGAGATATTCTTCGACCCGCAGGCACATACTTCTCGTGGCATTGCCTTCGAAACCGTGATCCAAGGGTTGCATCGCGCCATCGTTGATGCCCGTGCGCTCAACGTCGATGCTGACCTGATTATGTGTTTCTTACGTGATTTTTCCAAGGAATCGGCCCGTAAGACCTTGCTTGAGGCATTGCCGTTTAAGGATTGGATTCTGGGTATCGGTCTTGATTCGGATGAACACAACAACCCTCCGCTCAAGTTCGCGCGTCAGTACGAGGACGCCGCTGCCGCTGGGTTGCATTTGACGGCTCATTGCGATATCGATCAGGTCGGTTCCATCGACCACATCCGCCAGGCGTTGGAAATTATGGGCGTCGAACGCATCGATCACGGCACCAATATTATCGAGGATTCGGATCTGGTCAATTTCGTCGTGAGCCACCATATCGGCATGACCTCCTGCCCGCTTTCGAACTCCTTCGTACGGCCAGAAATGAAGGGTAATGAAATCGTTGAGCTGCTGGGTAAGGGCGTCAAAATCTGCATCAATTCGGATGACCCAGCTTATTTCGGCGGCTACATCAGCGACAACTATTATGCGCTGGCCGACCAGTTCGGGCTGAACCGCGAACAGGTCGTTCAGCTGGCACATAATTCCTTCGAGGCGTCTTGGATCAGTGATGAAAAGAAGGCGCTTTATCTGGCTCAACTAGATGATTATGTCGCCAGGAATTGA
- a CDS encoding aldehyde dehydrogenase family protein encodes MNDTVARLHRTFNTGVTLPLAWRRKQLDSMERMLNENRKALEQAVYRDLGKPAPETALMEIKLVTNEIRFVGERLQRWTRRHPVMMPLLMQPSRGWTVAEPKGVVLVISPWNYPLMLSLEPMVDAIAAGNCVCLKPSELSPNTSGLLERLIGEYLDPRGFAVLQGAVPETTKLLRQPFDHIFYTGNGKVGSIVMEAAAKQLTPVTLELGGKSPVFVDASANLDVAAGRIAWGRFTNAGQTCVAPDYVLTTPELVEPLARKIAAFTRKFFGDNPAKSASYARIINTKQFDRLARLLPADGETFSGGETDREHLYIAPTVLINVRPDDPVMQEEIFGPILPILAVRNAAEAVAFINEREKPLALYVFTRSKTTRLLFERHTSSGALGFNLPLGHLLSSRLPFGGIGASGIGSYHGKAGFLEFSHVKTVTSKPTFPDTLRIAYPPYKRIVANKKRSRPSEPVIHDK; translated from the coding sequence ATGAACGATACCGTGGCCAGGCTTCACCGTACTTTCAATACCGGTGTGACCTTGCCTTTGGCCTGGCGGCGCAAGCAACTTGACTCCATGGAGCGCATGCTCAATGAAAATCGTAAAGCACTCGAACAGGCGGTATATCGCGACCTTGGCAAACCCGCTCCTGAAACCGCGCTGATGGAGATTAAATTGGTCACCAACGAAATCCGATTCGTGGGTGAGCGTCTTCAGCGATGGACCCGGCGGCACCCGGTAATGATGCCACTGTTGATGCAACCTTCAAGAGGCTGGACAGTGGCCGAGCCCAAGGGCGTAGTGCTCGTGATTTCGCCGTGGAACTATCCGCTGATGCTGAGCCTCGAGCCGATGGTCGACGCCATCGCGGCCGGCAACTGCGTATGCCTCAAACCTTCCGAGCTCTCCCCCAATACCAGTGGGCTGCTCGAACGGCTTATCGGCGAATACCTCGACCCGCGGGGGTTTGCCGTGCTGCAAGGCGCCGTACCAGAAACCACCAAGCTCTTGAGGCAACCATTCGACCATATCTTCTATACCGGAAATGGCAAGGTCGGCTCGATTGTGATGGAAGCAGCAGCCAAGCAGCTCACGCCGGTCACCCTCGAGCTGGGCGGCAAATCACCGGTATTCGTGGATGCGAGCGCCAATCTCGACGTTGCGGCCGGACGCATCGCCTGGGGCCGATTCACCAACGCCGGACAGACCTGTGTGGCACCTGATTATGTCCTGACCACCCCGGAGCTTGTCGAACCGTTGGCTCGTAAAATCGCAGCGTTCACACGAAAGTTCTTCGGCGACAACCCGGCAAAATCCGCCAGCTACGCACGAATAATCAATACCAAACAATTTGACAGACTTGCCAGGTTACTGCCAGCCGATGGGGAAACGTTCAGTGGCGGAGAAACGGATCGTGAACACCTGTATATTGCTCCCACTGTCTTGATCAACGTTCGGCCAGATGACCCGGTGATGCAAGAGGAAATCTTCGGGCCTATTTTGCCGATTCTGGCGGTACGCAATGCTGCCGAAGCAGTGGCGTTCATCAACGAACGGGAGAAGCCGTTGGCTTTGTACGTATTTACACGTTCCAAGACAACCCGGCTGCTTTTCGAGCGCCACACCAGCTCGGGCGCGCTCGGCTTCAACCTGCCGCTCGGCCATCTGCTCTCCAGCCGTCTCCCCTTCGGCGGCATCGGCGCCTCCGGCATAGGTTCCTATCACGGCAAGGCCGGCTTCCTGGAATTCAGCCATGTCAAAACCGTAACCAGCAAGCCCACGTTTCCCGACACGTTGCGTATTGCCTATCCACCATATAAGAGGATTGTGGCAAATAAGAAACGCTCTAGACCTTCTGAACCAGTAATACATGACAAATAA
- a CDS encoding formate/nitrite transporter family protein translates to MGKLSELKTTISEVEGTEDETKPLFPGRAFISTVLDALDNKETMTGKMTGRYIQRATMAGILVGVFFTAFWVIMGASSAGGPGLLLAGKVLAGTTFGWALVLIYYTNSELLTSNMMVVSVGAYHKRIGWLQSLKLLGLCLVGNLLGALIVAVILRFSTIISGASYDVMLTAANTKLNYLNSIGGVGDLFVRAIFCNFCINIAMLMVYNGKLSNDFTKCIIMVVAVLVFTFCGFEHSVADSAMFLILGMHGAINAWKAILVIVVAILGNLVGGGILIGLNFATMNDERGITSDTAKE, encoded by the coding sequence ATGGGTAAATTATCCGAATTGAAAACAACCATTTCTGAAGTCGAAGGAACCGAGGACGAAACCAAGCCGCTTTTCCCAGGACGCGCCTTCATCTCAACCGTGCTGGACGCGCTTGACAACAAAGAGACCATGACCGGCAAAATGACCGGCCGCTACATTCAGCGCGCAACGATGGCCGGTATTCTCGTCGGCGTCTTCTTCACCGCATTCTGGGTCATCATGGGCGCGAGTTCGGCCGGCGGGCCCGGACTGCTGCTTGCAGGCAAAGTGCTGGCCGGCACCACCTTCGGCTGGGCACTCGTATTGATTTATTACACCAATTCCGAACTGCTGACCTCCAACATGATGGTTGTGAGCGTCGGTGCCTACCACAAGCGCATCGGCTGGCTGCAATCGCTGAAGCTGCTGGGCCTGTGCCTGGTCGGCAACCTGCTGGGCGCGCTCATCGTCGCCGTCATCCTGCGTTTCTCCACCATCATCTCCGGCGCGAGCTATGACGTCATGCTCACTGCGGCCAATACGAAACTCAACTATTTGAACTCGATCGGCGGTGTCGGAGACCTCTTCGTGCGCGCGATCTTCTGCAACTTCTGCATCAACATCGCCATGCTCATGGTCTATAACGGCAAGCTTTCCAATGATTTCACCAAGTGCATCATCATGGTGGTCGCGGTGCTCGTCTTCACCTTCTGCGGTTTCGAACATTCCGTGGCCGATTCGGCAATGTTCCTCATCCTCGGCATGCACGGCGCCATCAACGCGTGGAAGGCGATTCTGGTCATCGTGGTGGCCATCCTCGGCAATCTCGTCGGCGGTGGTATTCTCATCGGCCTCAACTTCGCGACGATGAACGACGAACGCGGCATCACCTCGGACACAGCAAAAGAATAG
- a CDS encoding beta-eliminating lyase-related protein — protein sequence MLDFTSDYTEGAHPTILKRMAETNMEQLPGYGSDKYCDSAKAKIREACSCPDADVWFLVGGTQTNQTVIDTITPAYAGAVAATNGHINVHEAGAVESTGHKVLTLPSHEGKIDAGELDQYCKDFYADGNYTHMVFPGCVYVSHPTEYGTMYTKAELTAIAEAAHKYDMPLFLDGARLGYGLTAAGNDLSLEDIARIADVFYIGGTKVGALFGEAVVFTKHNTPKHFLTQIKQHGALLAKGWLLGLQFDTLFTDGLYTKIAKNANVMADQIRAALKAKGYQLVYPNTTNQVFVAMDQQTIDRLSPQVAMGFLEKYDDTHTVMRICTSWATTQEHTDQLIALL from the coding sequence ATGCTGGATTTCACCAGTGATTATACGGAAGGCGCCCATCCCACAATTCTCAAGCGGATGGCGGAGACCAATATGGAACAGCTGCCAGGCTATGGCTCCGACAAGTACTGTGATTCAGCCAAGGCCAAGATCCGCGAGGCATGCAGCTGCCCGGATGCGGACGTGTGGTTCTTGGTCGGAGGCACGCAGACCAATCAGACAGTCATCGACACCATTACCCCAGCTTATGCAGGCGCAGTGGCCGCGACCAACGGGCATATCAACGTCCACGAGGCCGGTGCTGTGGAATCCACCGGACACAAGGTACTCACACTTCCCAGCCATGAAGGCAAGATCGATGCCGGCGAACTCGACCAATACTGCAAGGACTTCTACGCCGACGGCAACTACACGCACATGGTATTCCCGGGATGCGTCTACGTCTCGCACCCTACCGAATACGGCACGATGTATACCAAGGCGGAACTGACGGCCATCGCCGAAGCCGCCCACAAATACGATATGCCGCTTTTCCTTGACGGCGCGCGTCTCGGCTACGGGCTGACGGCCGCCGGCAACGACCTGTCGTTGGAGGACATCGCACGCATCGCCGACGTCTTCTACATCGGCGGCACCAAAGTCGGCGCGTTGTTCGGCGAAGCGGTCGTTTTCACAAAGCACAACACACCCAAGCATTTCCTCACGCAGATCAAGCAGCACGGCGCGTTGCTGGCCAAGGGCTGGTTGCTCGGGCTGCAATTCGACACGCTGTTCACCGACGGGCTTTACACAAAGATTGCCAAGAACGCCAACGTCATGGCCGATCAGATTCGCGCCGCGCTCAAGGCCAAGGGCTACCAGCTTGTCTACCCGAACACGACCAACCAGGTCTTTGTGGCGATGGATCAGCAGACCATCGACCGGCTTTCGCCACAGGTCGCCATGGGCTTCCTCGAAAAATACGACGACACCCACACGGTGATGCGCATCTGCACCAGCTGGGCCACCACGCAGGAGCACACCGACCAGCTCATCGCGCTCCTGTAA
- a CDS encoding glycosyltransferase, which translates to MSDSRNAADDADKPLTIALVVDSVGNRGNGTSNSALQYAQELERQGHRVRLIGVGAPDYPVEVHHLPFISWLAAKQQMQFAQPDDAVFRKAFIDVDVVHIYMPFKFGRHALTVARSMDIPVTAGFHLQPENVTYSAGPLRYIPGIPSLIYYLFDFWLYRHIGHIHTPSEMIARQLRAHGYRARLHVISNGYSSRFHPPETQSGNDRVNNKPDEGDENVFRIIASGRLTHEKDHETLIRAVAMSKYASQIDLTVCGTGPLQRHLRRLARRLLPRPAHIGFHANEDMPNLLREADLLVHPSIVDIESLSVLEGIASGLVPVIADSPLSAASQFALTDSSVFPARNAKALARRIDWWVEHPQEREEWGPKYAQEAREKYALPQCVRQFVAMEREAIADTSSRRKDT; encoded by the coding sequence ATGTCAGATTCCCGAAACGCCGCAGATGACGCCGACAAGCCGCTGACCATCGCGTTGGTCGTCGATTCGGTGGGTAACCGTGGCAACGGCACTTCGAATTCAGCCTTGCAGTACGCTCAGGAACTTGAACGTCAAGGTCACCGCGTTCGACTGATCGGGGTAGGTGCGCCTGATTATCCCGTTGAAGTTCATCATTTACCATTCATCTCGTGGCTGGCGGCCAAGCAGCAAATGCAGTTTGCACAACCCGATGATGCCGTTTTTCGCAAAGCATTTATAGACGTGGATGTAGTGCATATTTATATGCCGTTCAAGTTCGGCAGGCACGCGCTGACCGTCGCTCGTTCGATGGACATTCCCGTGACCGCAGGTTTCCATCTCCAGCCCGAAAACGTCACGTATTCGGCAGGCCCGTTACGCTATATCCCGGGTATTCCGTCGCTGATTTATTATCTTTTTGATTTCTGGCTATACCGTCATATCGGCCATATCCATACTCCGAGCGAAATGATCGCCCGTCAGCTGCGTGCACACGGTTATCGGGCGAGGCTACATGTCATTTCCAACGGATATTCAAGTCGCTTTCATCCTCCAGAAACCCAATCTGGCAATGACCGTGTCAACAATAAGCCTGATGAAGGTGACGAAAACGTCTTTCGGATCATCGCTTCCGGCAGGCTTACCCACGAGAAAGACCACGAAACGCTGATTCGCGCCGTTGCCATGAGCAAGTACGCCTCGCAAATCGATCTGACCGTTTGCGGAACCGGCCCGTTGCAGCGCCATCTTCGTCGGCTGGCCAGGCGCTTGCTGCCGAGGCCAGCGCATATTGGGTTTCATGCCAACGAAGACATGCCGAACTTATTGCGCGAAGCCGATTTGCTCGTGCACCCTTCCATCGTCGACATCGAATCGCTGAGTGTGCTTGAAGGCATCGCTTCCGGCCTGGTGCCGGTCATCGCCGATTCGCCGCTTTCGGCCGCCAGCCAGTTCGCGCTGACCGATTCTTCCGTGTTCCCTGCACGCAATGCCAAAGCTTTGGCTCGTCGCATTGACTGGTGGGTCGAGCATCCGCAAGAGCGTGAGGAGTGGGGGCCGAAATATGCGCAGGAAGCTCGTGAGAAATATGCCTTGCCGCAATGTGTCCGACAATTCGTCGCCATGGAACGTGAAGCAATAGCAGATACATCATCACGGCGAAAAGACACTTGA
- the purT gene encoding formate-dependent phosphoribosylglycinamide formyltransferase — protein MTAETASSCANYSLGNPAESHQTRVLLLGSGELGREIAIELTRLGAFVIAADSYEHAPAMQIAQKSHVLDMTDATALEELIATTKPFIIIPEIEAIATSELAKAASNGIQVVPSSRIAAICMNREALRTLMHEKLGLPTTPYRFAGSFDELKAGANAVGYPCVVKPIMSSSGHGQSVLRSDANLKPAWREAQIGRRDVKDGGISRVIVEGFAPLDYELTMLTVSSSAGIVVCSPIGQRQEDGDYRESWQPAQVNPTVLEKAQDIAYKAVGGLVNIAHNNGEHGWGVFGVELFVLENGEVLFNEVSPRPHDTGMVTMISQHLSEFALHARAVLGIPVTEESVALTLQTGEVAASHAVVVTGNSQVTFTNVPQALSQPDTDLRIFGKPVVNGHRRMAVTLATGKDEAEARAKATKTAEELHATIG, from the coding sequence ATGACCGCTGAAACCGCATCGTCTTGCGCCAATTACTCGCTCGGCAACCCGGCCGAATCACACCAGACTCGCGTGCTGCTGCTAGGCTCCGGCGAGTTGGGGCGCGAAATCGCCATAGAGCTGACGAGGCTGGGAGCGTTCGTCATCGCGGCCGACAGCTACGAACACGCGCCGGCCATGCAGATTGCGCAGAAAAGCCATGTCTTGGATATGACCGACGCAACTGCGCTGGAAGAATTGATTGCCACGACCAAACCTTTCATCATCATCCCGGAAATCGAAGCGATTGCGACTTCCGAACTGGCCAAAGCGGCTTCAAACGGTATTCAGGTTGTGCCAAGTTCGCGCATCGCTGCAATCTGTATGAATCGCGAGGCTTTGCGAACGCTGATGCACGAAAAGCTCGGCTTGCCAACCACCCCATACCGTTTCGCCGGTTCGTTTGACGAACTCAAAGCCGGAGCAAACGCCGTCGGATACCCGTGCGTCGTCAAACCAATCATGAGTTCCTCGGGACACGGGCAATCCGTGCTTCGTAGCGACGCCAATCTCAAACCGGCTTGGCGGGAAGCGCAAATCGGACGAAGAGACGTCAAAGACGGCGGAATCTCAAGGGTTATCGTCGAAGGATTCGCGCCGCTCGATTACGAGCTGACCATGCTTACCGTCTCTTCCAGCGCCGGTATCGTGGTCTGCTCCCCCATCGGCCAGCGGCAGGAAGACGGGGATTACCGCGAGTCGTGGCAGCCGGCACAGGTCAATCCGACCGTTCTCGAAAAAGCGCAAGATATTGCTTACAAGGCCGTTGGCGGTTTGGTGAATATCGCACACAATAATGGCGAACACGGCTGGGGTGTTTTCGGCGTCGAGCTGTTCGTCCTGGAAAACGGCGAGGTCCTCTTCAACGAGGTCTCCCCGCGTCCACATGACACGGGCATGGTGACGATGATTTCGCAGCATTTAAGCGAGTTCGCGCTGCATGCTCGAGCGGTGCTGGGCATTCCCGTCACCGAAGAAAGCGTTGCGCTAACGCTTCAAACCGGCGAGGTCGCAGCCAGCCACGCCGTGGTAGTGACAGGAAACAGCCAAGTCACCTTCACCAACGTCCCCCAAGCGCTATCGCAACCCGATACCGACCTTCGCATCTTCGGCAAACCGGTTGTGAACGGTCATCGTCGTATGGCGGTAACGCTTGCCACCGGAAAAGATGAAGCCGAGGCAAGAGCCAAAGCCACAAAAACGGCCGAAGAACTCCATGCAACCATCGGCTAA
- the purC gene encoding phosphoribosylaminoimidazolesuccinocarboxamide synthase — translation MEKLDMLYKGKAKKLYSTDDPNVLWVEYMNQATAGDGAKKAQIQGKGSLNNRITTVLFRLLEAEGVKTDFIRRVSDTEQLNEKISMFPLEIIMRNTAAGSFAKRYGIKEGTQLKRPILEFCYKSDDLHDPFINVDGIVALGLATDEEMAEVSRQTRDISEKLTKIFHDIDVKLVDFKIEEGKNKDGEIVLADEITPDTCRLWDLKDGSGKVEHLDKDLFRRDLGDIIPAYEEIYKRLLALADRRGVKVE, via the coding sequence ATGGAGAAACTGGATATGCTCTACAAGGGCAAGGCCAAGAAACTCTATTCAACGGATGACCCGAATGTACTCTGGGTCGAATATATGAATCAGGCTACCGCCGGGGACGGCGCGAAAAAGGCCCAGATTCAAGGAAAAGGAAGCCTCAACAACCGCATCACCACGGTTCTTTTCCGGCTTTTGGAGGCTGAGGGCGTCAAGACGGATTTCATCCGCCGCGTCTCCGACACCGAGCAGCTCAACGAGAAAATCTCCATGTTCCCGCTTGAAATCATCATGCGCAACACGGCTGCAGGCTCCTTCGCCAAGCGTTACGGCATCAAGGAAGGCACTCAACTCAAGCGTCCGATCCTCGAATTCTGCTACAAATCCGACGATCTGCACGATCCGTTCATCAACGTTGACGGCATCGTGGCTCTTGGGCTGGCAACCGACGAAGAGATGGCTGAAGTCTCGCGACAGACGCGCGATATCAGCGAAAAGCTCACCAAGATCTTCCACGACATCGACGTGAAACTGGTCGATTTCAAAATCGAGGAAGGTAAGAACAAGGACGGTGAAATCGTCTTGGCCGACGAGATCACACCCGACACCTGCAGGCTCTGGGATTTGAAGGACGGTTCCGGCAAAGTCGAACATCTCGACAAAGACCTCTTCCGCAGAGATTTGGGCGACATCATTCCCGCCTACGAGGAAATCTACAAACGACTGCTTGCCTTGGCCGACCGCCGAGGCGTCAAGGTCGAATAA
- the purF gene encoding amidophosphoribosyltransferase, with translation MSFELENIHEECGLFGVWGHPDAARLTYFGLHALQHRGQEGAGMVSNDHGRLIGHRGLGLLTEVFHDEHEIERLTGDRAIGHVRYATSGSGGIDNIQPFIFRFHDGDFALAHNGNLTNCIALRAKLENEGAIFHSNSDTEVLMHLIRRSNKPTFVEKLKEALNIVHGGFAYLLMTENAMIGALDPNGFRPLSLGRMSNGAYVLASETCALDTVGAELVRDIRPGEIVVVNDDGYQILSYTDKTQLAICSMEFIYFARPDSNIYGVNVHSARKRMGARLAKEAPVDADMVIGVPNSSLSAASGYAEASGLPNEMGLIKNQYIARTFIQPTQELREQGVRMKLSAVRGVVKGKRIIVIDDSIVRGTTSKRIVQLLREAGAAEVHMRISSPPLKYPCFYGIDISTTRELIAARMSVEGIRKYIGADSLQFLSLDGLIESIGLNADAPYGGLCVAYFNGDYPTALDDYEDEFLASLKPEERERLPHFAKYESQYVDNEYSNTESFKRNPSSISNTEHASITRRA, from the coding sequence ATGTCATTTGAATTGGAAAACATCCACGAAGAATGCGGCCTGTTCGGCGTCTGGGGCCATCCCGATGCCGCGCGACTGACCTACTTCGGCCTGCACGCGCTGCAGCACCGCGGGCAGGAGGGGGCCGGCATGGTCTCCAACGACCACGGCAGACTTATCGGCCATCGCGGGCTCGGTTTGCTGACCGAGGTATTCCACGACGAGCACGAAATCGAACGGCTTACCGGTGACCGTGCGATTGGTCACGTCCGATACGCCACCAGTGGTTCCGGCGGCATCGACAACATCCAGCCGTTCATCTTCCGCTTCCACGATGGCGATTTCGCACTCGCCCACAACGGCAACCTCACCAATTGCATCGCTCTGCGCGCCAAATTGGAGAACGAAGGAGCCATCTTCCACTCGAACTCCGACACCGAAGTGCTGATGCACCTGATTCGCCGCTCGAACAAACCGACGTTCGTCGAAAAACTCAAGGAAGCCCTGAACATCGTCCACGGTGGTTTCGCCTATCTGCTGATGACCGAAAACGCGATGATCGGCGCACTCGACCCGAACGGCTTCCGTCCGCTTTCACTAGGACGAATGAGCAACGGGGCTTATGTGCTGGCCAGCGAGACCTGCGCCTTGGACACGGTAGGCGCGGAACTGGTTCGCGACATTCGGCCTGGCGAAATCGTAGTCGTGAACGATGACGGTTATCAGATTCTGTCCTATACCGACAAAACCCAGCTGGCGATTTGCTCGATGGAATTCATCTATTTCGCCCGTCCGGATTCCAATATCTACGGCGTCAACGTGCATTCCGCGCGCAAACGCATGGGTGCACGTCTCGCCAAAGAAGCGCCGGTCGACGCGGATATGGTCATCGGAGTGCCAAATTCCTCGCTTTCCGCAGCTTCCGGTTACGCAGAGGCCAGCGGTCTACCCAACGAAATGGGTCTTATTAAGAATCAATATATCGCCCGCACGTTCATCCAACCGACGCAGGAATTGCGCGAGCAAGGCGTTAGGATGAAGCTTTCGGCGGTGCGCGGTGTGGTCAAAGGCAAGCGAATCATCGTCATCGACGATTCCATCGTGCGCGGCACCACTTCCAAGCGCATCGTCCAGCTTCTGCGCGAAGCGGGCGCGGCGGAAGTGCACATGCGCATCAGCTCGCCGCCGCTGAAATACCCGTGCTTCTACGGCATCGACATCTCCACCACTCGAGAATTGATCGCCGCGCGCATGAGTGTCGAGGGAATCCGCAAGTACATCGGCGCGGATTCTCTGCAATTCTTGAGTTTGGACGGACTCATCGAGTCAATCGGCCTCAACGCCGACGCCCCTTACGGCGGCCTTTGCGTCGCCTATTTCAATGGCGACTACCCCACCGCTCTGGACGATTACGAAGACGAATTCCTGGCATCGCTGAAGCCAGAGGAACGCGAGCGCCTGCCGCATTTCGCCAAGTACGAAAGCCAATATGTGGACAACGAATACAGCAATACTGAATCATTCAAGCGCAACCCTAGCAGTATAAGTAATACAGAACACGCCAGCATCACAAGGAGGGCATAG